CAATGCGGCCAAGAAGATACAGTTCCCCATTGAAGACAGCGCTGTGGAAGTCATCAAGCGGTATGCCTCCAACGGCCGGGAAGCGGTCAATGTGGTACAAATATCGGCAGGATTGGCCTTGTCGGAACGCAGAAACGTGATCAGGGCGGAAGATGTGGAGTGGGTCATCAATTCGTCGCAGATCTCTCCCCGACCGGAAAAAAAGATCCCTGCCCAGCCGCAAGTGGGATTTGTCAACGGGCTTGCCGTCTATGGGCCCAATATGGGGATGCTGCTGGAGGTTGAGGTAACCGCCCAGCCTGCCAAGGATTCGGGAGGCGGACGACTAACGATTACGGGAGTTGTGGACGAAGAAGAAATGGGCGGCGGAAGCCGTGTCATGAAACGGAAAAGTATGGCCCGCGGTTCAATTGAAAACGTCATGACCGCCTTGCAAAGAACCATGGATATAAACCCGTTTGACTACGACATCCATGTCAATTTCCCGGGAGGAATGCCGATAGACGGTCCCTCTGCGGGAGTTACCATGGCTACGGCCATCTATTCGGCCATTAAGGGCATTCCGGTGGAAAATTCCGTCGCCATGACAGGGGAAGTTTCCATTCGCGGCTATGTGAAACCGGTTGGCGGAGTTGTGGCGAAGGTGGAAGCTGCAAGGGAAGCGGGTGCGGCCAAAGTATTGATCCCCCGAGACAACTGGCAGGAAATCTTCCGCAGTTACCCTGATGTTCAGGTCATTCCGGTAGATCGGATCGAACAGGTGATTGAAATGGCGCTGACCCGCCAGGAGAGCATGGAACGGGTTCCCCTCGTCGCCCCGTCTCCGGGTATCTTGACGGCTTCGCCTTCCGTTCAGAATATCAATCCTTTATCTTAAGAACAGAGGAGTGGAAAGACTCTGAATACAGGGTGCTGACCGGTGCCTTGCAGGGAGGATTCTCCCTGCTTTTTTCGTGTTTCGTTCATTGCATTGAATGACACGATTAGGGTAAAATGGAATCCATATCGAATCCTGTTAGCACGGACCAGTGGAGGTGAAACCCCAATGAGTACAAGTTCCACAACCAGACGAAACCTGCCTCTTTTGCCGCTGCGCGGTCTGTTGGTATATCCCACCATGGTTCTTCATCTTGACGTTGGCCGGGAGAAATCCGTTCGGGCGTTGGAGAAGGCCATGGTCAAAGATAACCTGATTGTTCTTGCTTCCCAAACGGAAACCGATATCGACGATCCTTCACCGGATGACATTTTTCCGATGGGAACAGTTGCGAAGGTAAAGCAGATGCTCAAGCTGCCAAACGGGACTATCCGGGTGTTGGTAGAGGGATTGTCTCGGGCAAAAGTGCTGGAATACACGGAAACGGATGATCATTACGAAGTTGATATCTTTGAGATTGATGAGCATGAAGAAGCCGATCCGGAAGTCCAGGCTCTGATGCGGGCTGTCATCCAGCAATTCGAGCAGTATGTAAAAATCTCCAAGAAAGCAAACCCGGAAACGGTGGCGGCCGTCACCGACATCGAGGAAGCGGGCAGGCTGGCAGATGCCATTGCATCCCACCTGACGCTGAAGATCAAGGACAAACAGGCGATCCTTGAAGCGGTCGATGTAAAGACCCGACTGGAGACGCTGCTGCGGATTCTTTCTGACGAACGCGAAGTGATGGAGTTGGAACGCAAGATCCATCAACGCGTGCGCAAGCAGATGGAGAAAACGCAGAAAGAGTACTATCTGCGGGAACAAATGAAGGCGATTCAGAAGGAACTTGGCGAAAAAGAAGGCCGTCAGGCAGAAGCTGACGAACTTCGTGAGAAATTGGAGAAGTTAACGCTGCCGGAAGCGGTCAAGGAAAAGATTGAGAAGGAAATTGACCGCCTGGAGAAGATGCCTGCCACATCGGCGGAAGGCTCTGTAATCCGGACTTATATTGACTGGTTGATGGCTCTGCCCTGGACGGAGGAAACAGTCGACGAAATCGACGTAAACAAGGCAGAGAAGATCCTGAACGATGAGCATTACGGTCTTGAGAAAGTAAAAGAGCGAATTCTCGAATACTTGGCTGTGCAGAAACTGGTGAAAAAACTTCGCGGTCCGATTCTTTGTCTGGTGGGGCCGCCCGGAGTCGGGAAAACTTCGCTTGCCAGGTCAGTAGCCAACTCTCTAAACCGGAAGTTTGTCCGCGTATCCCTTGGCGGAGTACGGGATGAAGCGGAAATCCGGGGGCATCGACGCACCTATATCGGGGCATTGCCTGGCCGTATCATCCAGGGCATGAAGAATGCGGGGACCCTCAATCCGGTTTTCCTGCTGGACGAAATTGATAAGATGTCAAGCGACTTCCGGGGAGACCCTTCCTCTGCCATGCTGGAAGTGTTGGATCCCGAACAGAACAACACCTTTAGTGACCATTACATTGAAATTCCGTTTGATCTGTCGAAGGTGATGTTCATTTGTACGGCCAATGTGGCTCATAACATCCCGAGGCCGCTTTTGGACCGGATGGAAATGATCTACATTCCGGGGTACACCGAACTTGAGAAACTTCACATTGCCAGAAATCACCTGTTGCCCAAACAGCTTGAGGCACACGGGCTTACCAAGGACAAGTTGAGCATCTCGGACGAGACCATTCTGAAATTGATTCGTGAGTACACACGAGAAGCGGGTGTCCGCAATTTGGAGCGGACGTTGGGTTCCCTCTGCCGGAAAGCGGCAAAACAAATTGTTGCGGGAGAGAAAAAACGGGT
This portion of the Effusibacillus lacus genome encodes:
- the lonB gene encoding ATP-dependent protease LonB, with product MNVMTIVSLIQLFFAVVIGLYFWNLLKSQQSNRSAVERESKKELEKLRKLRAVSLTEPLAEKTRPASLEDIVGQQEGLRTLRAAICGPNPQHVIIYGPPGVGKTAAARVVLEEAKKNPLSPFSSEAKFVELDATTARFDERGIADPLIGSVHDPIYQGAGAMGMAGIPQPKAGAVTKAHGGMLFIDEIGELHPIQMNKLLKVLEDRKVMLESAYYSSEDSNIPTHIHDIFQNGLPADFRLVGATTRTPNEIPPAIRSRCVEIFFRSLTPEEIGSIVYNAAKKIQFPIEDSAVEVIKRYASNGREAVNVVQISAGLALSERRNVIRAEDVEWVINSSQISPRPEKKIPAQPQVGFVNGLAVYGPNMGMLLEVEVTAQPAKDSGGGRLTITGVVDEEEMGGGSRVMKRKSMARGSIENVMTALQRTMDINPFDYDIHVNFPGGMPIDGPSAGVTMATAIYSAIKGIPVENSVAMTGEVSIRGYVKPVGGVVAKVEAAREAGAAKVLIPRDNWQEIFRSYPDVQVIPVDRIEQVIEMALTRQESMERVPLVAPSPGILTASPSVQNINPLS
- the lon gene encoding endopeptidase La, with protein sequence MSTSSTTRRNLPLLPLRGLLVYPTMVLHLDVGREKSVRALEKAMVKDNLIVLASQTETDIDDPSPDDIFPMGTVAKVKQMLKLPNGTIRVLVEGLSRAKVLEYTETDDHYEVDIFEIDEHEEADPEVQALMRAVIQQFEQYVKISKKANPETVAAVTDIEEAGRLADAIASHLTLKIKDKQAILEAVDVKTRLETLLRILSDEREVMELERKIHQRVRKQMEKTQKEYYLREQMKAIQKELGEKEGRQAEADELREKLEKLTLPEAVKEKIEKEIDRLEKMPATSAEGSVIRTYIDWLMALPWTEETVDEIDVNKAEKILNDEHYGLEKVKERILEYLAVQKLVKKLRGPILCLVGPPGVGKTSLARSVANSLNRKFVRVSLGGVRDEAEIRGHRRTYIGALPGRIIQGMKNAGTLNPVFLLDEIDKMSSDFRGDPSSAMLEVLDPEQNNTFSDHYIEIPFDLSKVMFICTANVAHNIPRPLLDRMEMIYIPGYTELEKLHIARNHLLPKQLEAHGLTKDKLSISDETILKLIREYTREAGVRNLERTLGSLCRKAAKQIVAGEKKRVTISQRNLASFLGPAKYRFGLAETEDQVGVVTGLAWTETGGDTLSIEVSVAPGKGKLTLTGQLGDVMKESAQAAFTYIRSRAEQLEIPADFTEKNDIHIHVPEGAIPKDGPSAGIAMATALVSALTGRKVSREVAMTGEITLRGRVLPIGGVKEKTLSAHRAGIKKVLLPKDNEKDLEDIPESVRKELKIVLVEHMDQVLEQALV